The DNA window AAACACCGCTTCGATCCGCGTGAAGAGGTCGTCCGCGATGCGGTTCACGTCGTCGTCGGCGGTGCCGAGCTCTGCGGCGGCATTGACCATGACGCAGCCCCGCTGGTGCTCGCCTACGCCGGCAAGGACAGTCACCGCAGCTTTGAGGCGCGGCCCGATCGGCCCCGGCGCTGAGAACAGCTCGGTCAGGTACTCGAGTCGTCTCTCGCTGTAGCGCCGAAGAGCACGCACGAAGAGCGCGTGCTTGCTTTCAAACGTGTTGTAGAGACTACCTTTTCCGATCCCCAGCTCACTGGCCAGCTCCTGCGGCGTCGTTCCGGCGTACCCCTGGCGCCAGAACAGGTCCATCGCCCTGTCGACGGCCGCGTCCGTTTCAAACTGCATCGGTCTGCCCATGGGAAAAGCGTAACTTGCGTGATATTGTACTTCAAGGTCAAAAACTGCCGATGACCACCCGCCGGGTCCCCCTACCCCTTTCAGGAAGGCATTCCTTTGTCCGCTCAACCGCACTTGGCGCACGCCGCCCCTGCGAGCCGCTTGCGCAAGAGGGTCCCGTTGAACACGCTTGCTATCCCGCTGGGCTTGGCTGGCCTCGCCCAGGTTTGGTCCGTGGCGACTTCCGCGCTCGGCATCCCGTTCGAGGTCGGGCAGGCGTTCTGGCTGATCGCCGCGATCGCCTGGATCTGGACCATCGCGGTGCACGTGCATCGCGGCACGCGCACCGATCAACCGCTCTCGCATCAGCTCACGCACTTCGCTCAGGGTCCGCTGGCGGCATTGCTCCCCATCGCCGCGATGCTGCTCGGAGCGAGCCTTCACCGCACGGTTCCGCTTGCCGCGACCGTGCTGACCTTGATCTCCCTCGCCGCCGCTGCCGCGTTCGGCGCATGGATTCTGAGCTTCTGGATGCGCGGGGAAATGCCGCTCGAATCCGTGCACGGCGGCTACTTCCTGCCCATCAGTGCCGCCGGTTTCGTCGGTGCCCTCGCTGCCGCAGAGACGGGCCTTAACTGGCTCGCCGTCGGAAGCTTCGCGGTCGGCATCTTCTTCTGGCTGGTGATCTCCGTGTTTTTCTTCCTCCGGCTAGCGGTCCGTCCAGCCATGCCTGCACCACTTGTCCCGACACTCGCGATCATGATCGCTCCCCCGGCCGTTGCGTCAGCAGCATGGCTTACCATCTCTGGCGGTCGACCCGATCATGTTTTCGAGGGGTTGACGGCGATGACGGCGTTCATGGTGCTGATCCAGGTGATGTTGTTGCCGCGCTACCGCGCGCTGCCGTTCTCGCTCGGATTCTGGTCATTCACCTTCCCTGTGGCGACTGTCGCTGCGCTCGCAATCACGTGGTTGCATCTGCTCCAACCGTTTGCCTGGCAGGCCATCACAATTGCGGTGCTCGGCGCCGTTACGCTACTTGTGGTGTCGATCGCGGCGAAGTCGATCCTCCTGCTCATCGCCACGGCCCGCGCGGAACGGCGACAGCGGCCAACCGCCGGGGAGCAGGCGATGGCTGGCCACGAGTAAGAACCACATCCATCGCCCGCAGAAGGTGACGCCGGGGTCTCCCCCACCACCCATCCAGCCCGACACCCCTCACCAATCTGTTGAAGAAGGATCAAGGAAATGGAATTCCTGACCACCCTCATTACAAACGTTCCCGACGGAACATCGGACGCGATCGTCAGCGACACCCGATCACGGGAAGCGCTCAGGGCCGCAGAGCTGGCCGAGCAAGGTCACCTGCTCCGGCTGTGGAGGCCTCCGGTCGAGCCGGGTGAATGGCGAACGCTTGGCCTCTGGAGAGCAGGCAGTGAGACAGAGTTGAAGGGCATTCTCGCCACCCTCCCTCTGCACAAATGGATGACAGTGGAAATCACGCCCCTCAATCCCCACCCGAACGACCCGGCAAACAAGAGGTCCTGACGGCACCGTCAGTTTCCGTCGCTGCTGTCAGGTGCTGCGGTGCGCCGGGGCGAACTGCGCCGCCCGGCGGGTTTCCTCGGCGCGGATGAGGTGCACGAGCGCGTTGATGAGGGCCAGGTGGGTGAACGCCTGTGGGAAGTTGCCGAGATGCCGGCCGCTCACCGGATCCAGCTCCTCAGCGTAAAGGCCCAAGGGACTGGCGAGGGACAGCAGACGTTCGCACAGTGCCTTGGCGCGTACCACTTCTCCGATCTCGACGAGGGCTGAGACAAGCCAGAACGAGCAGGTCGTGAAGGTCCCCTCCACGCCGGTGAGTCCGTCGTCGGTCTCCTCGGGGCGGTAGCGCAGGACGAGCCCGTCCCGGGTGAGTTCGTCGGCGACGGCCAGGACAGTGGCGCACACGCGTGGATCGTTGGCGGGCAGGAACCGGACGAGCGGGACAAGGAGAAGTGAGGCATCGAGGTTCGTCGTGCCGTAGGACTGAACGAACACACCGCGGTCGTCGACACCATTGCGGCAGATGTCCTCATGGATCTCCTCGGCGATGGTGTCCCACTTCCGGGCGTAATCAGCCTGGCCGTGCATGCGCGCCAGCCGGGCACCACGATCCAGGGCCACCCAGCACATGAGCTTTGAGGATGTGAAGTGCTTCGGTTCGCCACGGACCTCCCAGATGCCGTGGTCGGGGTCCCGCCAGTGGGCGGCGGCTTGCTCGACCTGGCGGAGCAGGACGGGCCAGAGCGGCTCGGGGAGCTGGTCACGGGATTTGGCGTGAAGGTAGACGGAGTCCAGCATGGTGCCCCAGACGTCGAGCTGCCGCTGGCGGGCGGCAGCGTTGCCGATCCGGACGGGGCGGGCGCCGTCGTAGCCGCCGAGCCCCTCGACAGTGACCTCGGGAAGATCCCTTTCGCCGTCGATGCCGTACATGATCTGCAAGTCCTCCTCGGCGGCGACGTCGCGGATGAAAGCGAAGAAGTCGTCGGCTTCCCGGTCCAGGCCGAGTGTGTACAGGGCCCATAGCGCGAACGTGGAATCGCGCACCCACGTATACCGGTAGTCCCAGTTCCGCTCTCCCCCGGGCGTCTCGGGCAGCGACGTGGTGGGCGCCGCGACCAGAGCTCCAGTGGGCGCGTAGGTGAGGCCCTTCAACGTCAGCGCGCTGCGTTGCAGCTGCTCCCGCCACGGGTGGTCGGGGAACTCGCCCCCGGTGATCCATTGCCTCCAGAACTCAGTGGTCTGCCACTGCTTGCGCGTGGCTTCATCCCACGTCCGCGGCGGGGGCAGCGACCCCCAGGAGAGCGCGATAAAAGCCTGCTCGCCCTCGGTCATCCGGCTGCGGATGACCGCGATCGAGTCCTCGATGCCCAGCCGGCGGTCGGTGGTCAGACGAAGCAGCGGATCCTCCCCGTCGCCGCTGACCGTCACGATCTCCCCGTATGCGGGGCTGGAGAACTCCCACCTTGCCCGGCGCCGGCCGTAGTCGAAGACCGGCTCGCACAGCACGGACAACTCAACTGCACCGCTGACGCACCGGACGGTCCGCAGCAGGCAATGCTCCGCCTCGTAGTTCATCGGCGGGCGGCGGTATCGTTCGGCCCTCTCTTCGGTGTGGTGCCACGGACCCATCACCAGGGCATCCCTCACGATCAGCCATCCGGTCCTGGTCTGCCAAGTGGTCTCCAGGATCAGGCTGCCGGGGAGATAGCGGCGCGCAGTGGGCTCCCGGACGCCGTACGGCGCCACCTTGAAGCCACCCGCGGCGCGGTCGAGCATAGCGGAGAACACGCTCGGTGAGTCGTGACGCGGCACGCACATCCACTCCACCTGCCCGCTCGATGCGATCAGGCAGCTGGCTTCGCAGTCAGACAAAAACCCATAGTCGGCGATCGGCGGGTACGGGCTCGTGCCTGCCCCTAGCCGCCGCCCCTGGGCCCCTGATCCGGCGTCGATCCTCACTACCCCAGTATCGTCCTCCGGACTGGAAGCGGGAATCCTGAATCCCGCGCCCGCAGCAACTGCAACCAGGATTCCCCGATCGGCAGAGGTGGTGGAGCAATCTCCGACGGCCCGGGTTAGTCTCGGGCGCGCGTGACGCTCACCATGATGGTGCGCCGATCAACAGTCGAGGGCTTGCGTAGCAGATCCGCACCGCCTCCGCGATCCTGTGGGCCGGCAACAGTTCGCCTTCGTCATTCACGGAAGCAGATTCTTCGAAGAGGGACGGGACGCCACCAATACGCGGGAGCAAGGGGCAGGGAGCTTACCGGTTCCAACCCAGCGCGGAGTCATAGCTGCACTCCAGTGCACCCGTTCCGGGGGCGAGTCCGCCGCCGGAGGGGAAGTAGATGGCGCCGAAACCGGCGCCCGCGGACTCGATCCGTTTCCCGGCCCAGATCTTGGCGGCTTCAAGATCCTTCTCGGGGATAGGCTCCCGGGTGCTGTGGTCCCCGCCAAAATGGATGTCCAGCTGATACTCCCCCGGCTGGGAGGTCCCGCTGTGATGGGTCGGATCCATTTCATCACGTCTGCTGATGAGGACCTGTGCCGAGGCATGGAGGATGGAGGGCTCGCTGGCCAGATTGCCATTCTCCTGCTGTTTCATGCGCAGGCCCGAGACGACGCTCTCCACGGTGTCATCCGCCGTGACGACATACCCGGAACCGCCGACGTCAGCCTCAGAACCACCGACGCTTTTCAAATGCTGCCCGAAGTGGTCGGAGCTGGACTGGCTGGAAGTCATGCACCCTCCTTGAGGGTTTTCGCGGCGAATGCCGACCGTCCCACCCTAGTGCCATACCGGGCGTCCGGACCGGGTCAGAACGGGATTGTTTCAGGGAAGATCCAGCCGGGGGCGGGCGTGGCCGCCAACCGGCAGCGGGTGGCCGGCGGTTCAGGAATGGTGATGGTATCCATCAGGGAGGCTCTGCACGGCATCGTCCGGAAGCTCCCAAACAGGGGAGGAACCCGCCGTCGACATCGGCGCTGGCCCGGGCGTACGCTGGCAACATCGGCGCATGTGCCCGGTGACTCTGCGTCGATACCTCAATCGATGAAGGAGGACCAATGAGTGCCGTACGTGAATTCATGACTACGGATGCACAGTGTATTAAGGAGAACCAGTCCCTCGTAGATGCCGCACGGATGATGCTGGATCTGGACTGCGGCTCGTTGCCGATCTGTGGTGACGACGGCAAGTTGAAGGGCATGATCACTGACCGCGACATCGTTCTCAAGTGCGTTGCCGTGGGCCGGGATCCACGCGAGATGGTGGCCCGCGACCTCGCCACCGGTGCGCCGCGCTGGATTGATGCCGATGCGAACGTTGACGCCGCCATCGAAATGATGGAAAAGTACCAGGTCCGGCGGCTCCCGGTCATTGCTGACCACAAGTTGGTCGGTATCATCAGCCAGGGTGACATCGCGCGCAACTACTCGGAGGAGCGTGTGGGCGAACTGGTGGAGCACATTTCGGAACGCAATCCACTGCAGTCGAGCAGTTCATAAAGTCAAGCAATTCATCAGCAAACACGCGCCACGGAGTATTCTCCGTGGTGCTGTTTTGTGCCCGCCGATTGCCGCGTCCGAGGCTTACACGGATAAAGTGGCCAGGTGATTGTGGCGCGCGGGTGAAAGCGCAGGACGCCGACACCACGGTCATCCTGGTGCCCGTTCAGCGGCGCATCTACGACCGTTACTTCCGCGAAGCGATTAATCCGCGCTGGTAAGGAAGGGAACGACGCCATCACCAACCGCCGCGCGTCGGCGTATGTCCCTTTCGGGCATCATCGGGCATTGCCATTTCGGCCCGCAGGCCTAGGAGCCGGATCGGACGGCCAGCTTCGATTCCGGCCGCGAGGTCCAAGGCCCGCGCGAGAATTTCGTCCCGGTCGATTGTCTCGGAAATCTTCCGCGCGTGGGTCTTGGTGAAGAACGGCGCGTACCGAACCTTGAGGGTCACCCCAACCACGGGCCGTCCTTCGGCCACAACATCCTCAAGGACACGCGCTGTCAGCTCCCTCACGGCGTCGTCCACCTGGGCGGGCTCGGTCAGGTCCCGCTGGAAGGTGGTTTCCCGGCTATGCCCGCGGGCAACCCACGGGGTGTCGTCCACAACGCTGGCGCCGTCCCCGCGTCCGAGCTCCGCGTACCAGGGACCCAACCTGGGGCCGAACTCCGGGACCAGATCTTGGGGGTCGGACGCGGCGAGCTCGGCGACTGTGTTGATGCCGAGCTTGGCCAGCCGGCCCGACACTTTCGTCCCGACGCCCCACAGGTCCTTGGTGGGCCGATTGCCCATGACGTCGAGCCAGTTCCCGGCAGTGAGGCGGAAGACGCCGGCCGGCTTGCCGAAACCGGTGGCGACCTTGGCTCGGACCAAGGTGTCGCCGATGCCCACGCTGCAATGCAGCTGCGTTCGCTCCAGGACAGCGGCCTGCACCTGCCGGGCGTAGGCCTCCGGATTCTCTGTCTCAGTGCCTACAAAGGCTTCATCCCAACCCAGCACCTGCACGGTGGCGCCGGGCTGCGCGCGCAGGGTGGCCATCACCGTTTCAGACGCCGCGAGGTAAGCCTCATGATCGACGGGCAGGATCACAGCGTCGGGCACTTTGCGGGCCGCAAGGCGTAAGGGCATTCCGGAACCCACCCCGAACGCCCTGGCTTCGTACGATGCGGTCGACACCACCGCTCGTTCCGTGGGGTCGCCTCGACCGCCGACAATGATCGGCTTGCCCGCAAGCTCCGGCCTCCGGAGCACTTCGACCGCCGCGATGAACTGGTCGAGATCGACGTGCAGCACCCACCGGATTCCGTTCACGCCACCAGTCTGCCCTAAACATCCCTGGCAAGCAGTGGAGGGACGGTGGCTCATTTTTTCTCGTTGACCGCGGCAGTTGTCGTTTCACGCTGGGTGGCGGCCCAGCTGGCGAGGACTTTCAGTGCGTCCTCGGAGGCTGTCTCGGGATCTGCTGTGTACACGTTGATGCGCAGTCCCGGGGCTGCAGGGAGTTCCAGCGCTTCAAAGCTCAGGTCCAAGTCGCCAACGATCGGGTGGTGGAGCCGTTTGCGGCCGGCGCGGTGGTATTTCACGTCGTGACGGGCCCACCGGGCGCGGAACTCCTCGCTGCGGGTGGAGAGTTCACCGATCAGGTCCGTGAGGTCCTTGTCGTACGGGTTTTTCCCGGCCGTGGAGCGCAAGACTGCGACGACGTCGTCCGCAGCGCGTTCCCAATCGGCGAAGAACTCCCGCGCTTTCGGATTCAGGAAGGTGAAGCGTGCGCTGTTCGGCGGATTGGGCCCCTCTGCCATCATGTCCAGATAAAGGGCACGGCCCAGTTCGTTGGCGGCGAGGACATCCCCTCGGTCGTTGCGGACCCAGGCCGGCGCCGTTGTGATCGCGTCAATGACGCGTTGCACGCTCGGCCGCACCGTCTGCGGGCTGCGCTTGCGCCGCACCCGGGGGAAGGCGGTGGCGGCTCGGGCCAGGTCAAAAAGGTGGGCCGTTTCGGCGTCGTCGAGCTTCAGGGCACGCCCGAGGGCTTCGAGGACGCTGTCCGAGGCGCCGGAGAGGTTCCCTCGTTCAAGGCGTATATAGTAATCGATGCTCATCCCGGCGAGCATGGCGACTTCCTCGCGGCGCAGCCCGGTAACGCGCCGGTTGCCGCCGTAGACCGGCAGGCCGGCCTCTTCCGGCGTGATCCTTGCACGGCGGGAGGTCAGGAATTTCCGCACGTCGTCGCTGTGGGTCATGGCATCCACGCTACGCGCCGTCGATGGGACGAGGGAGGCACTGGCGTTACCCGGAACGACAGTGACTCCCGGCCTATAAGGATTCACGGTTGCATTAGAAGCATGAAACCTGAACCCGCAACCGCTCCCCGCCGGGCAGCGATCCTGGCGATCATCCTCGTCAGCTACTTCATGATCCTGTTGGACAACTCGGTCATCTTCACCGCCCTGCCGAGTCTGCAGGCAGACCTGCAGCTGAGCACCGGTGAGCTCTCCTGGGTTCAGGATGCGTACACGCTGGTCTTCGGCGGCCTGCTGCTCCTCGGCGCCCGGGCAGGAGACCTGCTCGGACGCCGGCGGGTTTTCGTGTTCGGGCTGGTGGTGTTCTCGATCGCGTCACTTCTGATCGGACTGGCGCCGGCGGGCTGGTGGGCGATCGCCGGCCGCGCCGTCCAGGGTATTGGCGCCGCGATCGTCGCGCCCGCCTCGCTGTCCCTGCTCACGGCGAGCTTCCCGGAGGGCCGTGAGCGCACCCGGGCCGTCGCACTGTACGGCGCCACCGCAGGGATCGGAAGGAATTACTGGGATGCGATGAACGACGATACCGCCGGGTGCAGCACCGGCCGCTTCAGCCGGTAGCAATTCTACGGAACCACGGCGAGTTCCACACCGGCAGACCAGGGCTCCCCCGTTCCCCGCAGGTCTGAATGAGCAGTGGTGCTGGTTGCTAAGCATGCTTATTATGTTTCTAAGGCCGAATCGAACGGCCGCCAACCAGAGGAGGAACACCATGGGACTCGGCGACAAGATCGAAAACGCTGCAGAAAAGGCCGGCGGCAAGGGTAAGGAAGCCGCCGGAGCGGCCACGGGCGATGACAGCCTGAAGGCCGAAGGTCAGGCGGACCAGGCCAAGGGCGATTTGAAGCAGGCCGGCGAGAAGGTCAAGGACGCCTTCAAAAAGGACTGACCTGAACGCAAGGAAGGGTGCATCTCCCGCGGGAGTGCACCCTTCTTGCTGCAGCCGGGAATTGTGCGGGAAGGTACGGACCCGCTCCTACGCACCACGGCGGCCCATTAGGCTGTGCCAATGGATGAATTGCTCCCGGAGCCCGTCGCGGCCGTGGCTAAAAAGACTGTGGTCCGCTCACTCTTGGCTGTCGCGGCGGTTCAGGGGGCGGTAATTGCCGGGCTCGTCCTATTGGACATGGCGAAGAAACGGGATCGAAGCAAGCGCAAGGGGTTCCCGCACCCGGGCATTTTTGAGAGCACCGTCTCCGACTCCCAGGTCACGACGTACACCTACGGGGCCGATCTTTACCGTGACATGATCCAGGCGATCGGCGAAGCAAAAGACCGGATCCTGATTGAGACGTTTATCTGGAAGGACGACGACACCGGCCGGAAGTTCAAGAACGCCCTGGATGAAGCGGCGGACCGCGGAGTCGAGGTCTTTGTCATTTACGACGGGTTCGCCAATTTGGTCGTGCCACCCTCGTTTTTCCGTTTCCACCCAGGCATCCACGTGTACCGTTTCCCGGTGGTCCGACCTTCAATGTTCTTCAAGACTCTTCGCAGCACCGGGCTGGACCACCGCAAGCTCCTTATCGTCGATGATCACATCGGTTTCGTGGGCGGCTACAACATCGGTTCCCTGTACGCCACCGAATGGCGGGACACGCACCTCCGACTCATAGGACCGTCCGTGTGGGATCTCCGCCAGGCTTTCGTGAATGTCTGGAATGACCACTCTTCCGGGTCCCTGCCCGAGATACCTCACACAACCCCGGACGTCTGGGAGCCGCGGATCCGCGCCGTGAACAACATTCCGTCGAACCTTGTCTATCCGATCCGCGGGGTCTACCTGGATGCGATCAACCGGGCGCAAGACCACATTTTTATCACCATGGCCTACTTCATACCGGACCAGCAGATCCTTAGGGCATTGCTCGCTGCCAGCAGGCGGGGTGTTGATGTCCGGCTGATCCTCCCCGAAGATTCCAACCACATCCTCTCGGACTGGCTCTCCCGCGGGTTCTACCGGTCTCTGCTCGAGGAGGGTGTGACGATCCTGCTCTACCGAAACGCGATGATCCATGCCAAGACGGCCACGATCGACGGCAGCTGGTCAACCGTGGGCAGCGCCAATATCGACAGGCTGAGCCTGACGGGCAACTACGAAATCAACCTCGAAATCCATGACGACACTTTTGCCTCGGACATGCAGAAAATATTCGACGTAGACAGCGAGAACTGCCGCGTATTGACCCTGGATGAATGGCAGGATCGGCAAATGATCGCCCGGTTCAGCGAAGCCGTCCTGGTCCCGCTCAGGCCGTTACTTTGAGTTCGATCCGCCAATATGTTTGCCATTTCCAAGAACCCGATCCTGACATAGGGTGAAGCGCACCACACGATACTCCGCGTGGGCCATCGGCCGGAATCACGAACTTGGATTGATATCACGGCAGGGGAATTGATGCGGCGTCAGGGTTGATGAGAGGGAGAGGTACGAAGATGATTCTTACCGGCATTGGCCCTCGGTGCGGCTCTGACCCCCACGTCATTCCTGCTGCGCGCCAATGTACGCGGGGCGGCCGGGGCGCAGAATCAGCATTTCCATCCGCAGACAAACAAGGGAGACTCTCATGTTGCTTTGGATAGCCATCATCATCGCTGTTCTCTGGCTTCTCGGCTTGCTCGGCAACATCGGCGGCGGGTTAATTCACCTGCTTTTGGTTATTGCCGTGGTGGTTCTGATCTTCCACTTCATCCGTGGCAGGTCCCGCGCGTAATACAAACTCAGCTTCCGCCGCCGCGGACGCCGAGGCGCAAGCTGCCGCGGATGTGTCGGACGGTCCGCAGACGCTGGAAGGGCCAGGACGTCCCGGCTAAAATCATGCGCGGGACAGGGCAGCCGTCGGCCCTTGCCTCGCCGGTCAAGGTCGCGCTGGCCTTGCCGTCACCACAATGCCGCCACGGCGCTGCCCGGCGGGAAGCTATCCGAGCGCAAATTGGACGGCTACAGGACCTGGGAGGCCGCATCGTTGTGTACATGGGTTCTCGTGTCCATTGCTCAGGATTCGGTGGGTGGGGCAACTCGGGTGACCGGCCAGATTCCCTTCTCCCCAGTTGTTTTGGCTGCTGGCGGAGCACCGCGTAGCTCAGAGAGGCAGCCGCCTCGGGTTGCGGACTCCTGCGCTGCGAGATGAAGCCTTGGCGGTCCACAAACCTCTTTTGTTCCTGTGCCCCAAGGTCAATACTGGAAATGAGGACCGCAACCCCTTGAAGCTGCCTGGGCAGTTCTTCAGGCGGCCGAGAACGTCCCACCGCCGGGGCCAGGCGAGAAGGCCCCGGCCGTCGCCCCCACGCTGGCAAGCGTGGGCAGGTTCACATAAAAGGCTCAGCACACCGTGAGGTGAAACTATGTCCTACTTTGCGGAACAGAAATCTTTCGAGGGAGCGGGAACTGCACTGTTCGTCCGCGGCGCTCTCGCCATCCTCTTCGCGATCCTTGTGATCCTTTGGCCTGGCGTTACCGTCCTGGCCCTGATTTATCTGTTCGGCTTCTACGCCGGCGTGGATGGAATCGCGAACATCGTCCATTACTTCTCCGATCGCCCCCGCCGGTCCGTCTGGGCACTCGTCGGAGGCGTCGTGTCCGTTCTCGCTGGCGTCCTCGCCTTCGTTTGGCCGGGCCCTACAGCCCTGTCGCTGGCACTGGTGATCGGCGCCTGGGCCCTCGTTCTGGGCGTCACCCAGATCGCGCTCTCCTTTGAGGCGAAGAAGACGTTGAAATCCTGGTGGACCTGGCTGGCCAGCGGTGTTGTAACCGCATTGTTCGGCCTCTACGTCCTAATCCTCCCGGGCGCCGGTGTCCTCAGCCTCCTCGGACTGCTGGCAATGTTCGCGTTCCTGATGGGCGTTCTGCTGCTGGCAGCTGGCTTCCAGCTCCGCGGCTTCGCGGCCGGACCGGCGTCGGAGCATAGCGGGCCCCGGCCATCGA is part of the Arthrobacter sp. KBS0703 genome and encodes:
- a CDS encoding phosphatidylserine/phosphatidylglycerophosphate/cardiolipin synthase family protein, giving the protein MDELLPEPVAAVAKKTVVRSLLAVAAVQGAVIAGLVLLDMAKKRDRSKRKGFPHPGIFESTVSDSQVTTYTYGADLYRDMIQAIGEAKDRILIETFIWKDDDTGRKFKNALDEAADRGVEVFVIYDGFANLVVPPSFFRFHPGIHVYRFPVVRPSMFFKTLRSTGLDHRKLLIVDDHIGFVGGYNIGSLYATEWRDTHLRLIGPSVWDLRQAFVNVWNDHSSGSLPEIPHTTPDVWEPRIRAVNNIPSNLVYPIRGVYLDAINRAQDHIFITMAYFIPDQQILRALLAASRRGVDVRLILPEDSNHILSDWLSRGFYRSLLEEGVTILLYRNAMIHAKTATIDGSWSTVGSANIDRLSLTGNYEINLEIHDDTFASDMQKIFDVDSENCRVLTLDEWQDRQMIARFSEAVLVPLRPLL
- a CDS encoding MFS transporter, producing MKPEPATAPRRAAILAIILVSYFMILLDNSVIFTALPSLQADLQLSTGELSWVQDAYTLVFGGLLLLGARAGDLLGRRRVFVFGLVVFSIASLLIGLAPAGWWAIAGRAVQGIGAAIVAPASLSLLTASFPEGRERTRAVALYGATAGIGRNYWDAMNDDTAGCSTGRFSR
- a CDS encoding CsbD family protein, which codes for MGLGDKIENAAEKAGGKGKEAAGAATGDDSLKAEGQADQAKGDLKQAGEKVKDAFKKD
- a CDS encoding helix-turn-helix transcriptional regulator; translation: MTHSDDVRKFLTSRRARITPEEAGLPVYGGNRRVTGLRREEVAMLAGMSIDYYIRLERGNLSGASDSVLEALGRALKLDDAETAHLFDLARAATAFPRVRRKRSPQTVRPSVQRVIDAITTAPAWVRNDRGDVLAANELGRALYLDMMAEGPNPPNSARFTFLNPKAREFFADWERAADDVVAVLRSTAGKNPYDKDLTDLIGELSTRSEEFRARWARHDVKYHRAGRKRLHHPIVGDLDLSFEALELPAAPGLRINVYTADPETASEDALKVLASWAATQRETTTAAVNEKK
- a CDS encoding DNA polymerase IV — translated: MLHVDLDQFIAAVEVLRRPELAGKPIIVGGRGDPTERAVVSTASYEARAFGVGSGMPLRLAARKVPDAVILPVDHEAYLAASETVMATLRAQPGATVQVLGWDEAFVGTETENPEAYARQVQAAVLERTQLHCSVGIGDTLVRAKVATGFGKPAGVFRLTAGNWLDVMGNRPTKDLWGVGTKVSGRLAKLGINTVAELAASDPQDLVPEFGPRLGPWYAELGRGDGASVVDDTPWVARGHSRETTFQRDLTEPAQVDDAVRELTARVLEDVVAEGRPVVGVTLKVRYAPFFTKTHARKISETIDRDEILARALDLAAGIEAGRPIRLLGLRAEMAMPDDARKGHTPTRGGW
- a CDS encoding TetR/AcrR family transcriptional regulator, with the translated sequence MGRPMQFETDAAVDRAMDLFWRQGYAGTTPQELASELGIGKGSLYNTFESKHALFVRALRRYSERRLEYLTELFSAPGPIGPRLKAAVTVLAGVGEHQRGCVMVNAAAELGTADDDVNRIADDLFTRIEAVFRQAVAQGRESGEFSVDRDAETAASQLLASVVGLSVLVKAGGSSERFGAVVDGIVDGL
- a CDS encoding CBS domain-containing protein yields the protein MSAVREFMTTDAQCIKENQSLVDAARMMLDLDCGSLPICGDDGKLKGMITDRDIVLKCVAVGRDPREMVARDLATGAPRWIDADANVDAAIEMMEKYQVRRLPVIADHKLVGIISQGDIARNYSEERVGELVEHISERNPLQSSSS
- a CDS encoding HdeD family acid-resistance protein, with the translated sequence MSYFAEQKSFEGAGTALFVRGALAILFAILVILWPGVTVLALIYLFGFYAGVDGIANIVHYFSDRPRRSVWALVGGVVSVLAGVLAFVWPGPTALSLALVIGAWALVLGVTQIALSFEAKKTLKSWWTWLASGVVTALFGLYVLILPGAGVLSLLGLLAMFAFLMGVLLLAAGFQLRGFAAGPASEHSGPRPSTPSAIAAADR
- a CDS encoding muconolactone Delta-isomerase family protein, which gives rise to MEFLTTLITNVPDGTSDAIVSDTRSREALRAAELAEQGHLLRLWRPPVEPGEWRTLGLWRAGSETELKGILATLPLHKWMTVEITPLNPHPNDPANKRS
- a CDS encoding transporter — its product is MNTLAIPLGLAGLAQVWSVATSALGIPFEVGQAFWLIAAIAWIWTIAVHVHRGTRTDQPLSHQLTHFAQGPLAALLPIAAMLLGASLHRTVPLAATVLTLISLAAAAAFGAWILSFWMRGEMPLESVHGGYFLPISAAGFVGALAAAETGLNWLAVGSFAVGIFFWLVISVFFFLRLAVRPAMPAPLVPTLAIMIAPPAVASAAWLTISGGRPDHVFEGLTAMTAFMVLIQVMLLPRYRALPFSLGFWSFTFPVATVAALAITWLHLLQPFAWQAITIAVLGAVTLLVVSIAAKSILLLIATARAERRQRPTAGEQAMAGHE
- a CDS encoding lmo0937 family membrane protein, whose protein sequence is MLLWIAIIIAVLWLLGLLGNIGGGLIHLLLVIAVVVLIFHFIRGRSRA
- a CDS encoding glycoside hydrolase family 15 protein, with the translated sequence MRIDAGSGAQGRRLGAGTSPYPPIADYGFLSDCEASCLIASSGQVEWMCVPRHDSPSVFSAMLDRAAGGFKVAPYGVREPTARRYLPGSLILETTWQTRTGWLIVRDALVMGPWHHTEERAERYRRPPMNYEAEHCLLRTVRCVSGAVELSVLCEPVFDYGRRRARWEFSSPAYGEIVTVSGDGEDPLLRLTTDRRLGIEDSIAVIRSRMTEGEQAFIALSWGSLPPPRTWDEATRKQWQTTEFWRQWITGGEFPDHPWREQLQRSALTLKGLTYAPTGALVAAPTTSLPETPGGERNWDYRYTWVRDSTFALWALYTLGLDREADDFFAFIRDVAAEEDLQIMYGIDGERDLPEVTVEGLGGYDGARPVRIGNAAARQRQLDVWGTMLDSVYLHAKSRDQLPEPLWPVLLRQVEQAAAHWRDPDHGIWEVRGEPKHFTSSKLMCWVALDRGARLARMHGQADYARKWDTIAEEIHEDICRNGVDDRGVFVQSYGTTNLDASLLLVPLVRFLPANDPRVCATVLAVADELTRDGLVLRYRPEETDDGLTGVEGTFTTCSFWLVSALVEIGEVVRAKALCERLLSLASPLGLYAEELDPVSGRHLGNFPQAFTHLALINALVHLIRAEETRRAAQFAPAHRST